From Balearica regulorum gibbericeps isolate bBalReg1 chromosome 13, bBalReg1.pri, whole genome shotgun sequence, a single genomic window includes:
- the CFAP263 gene encoding cilia- and flagella-associated protein 263 produces the protein MAELGLAALPLPQLRAQLREARHANALLQTEVEMFEKWYRKMEPCGPSLRLLSETHDAPPELMQTRGRYKSKLHSVTDYFVSLTVEQKYELADRELTELRDEIQRMNKDSEQTLKNLEAVIEEAEVWWTDVKKAISDFEKDIISTISSKKGSIVSSEKLLRYMEEKNRQRDLLREKLRFKNYLLKGYKKKLQQQLTQKEQMGETLCEVRLQQLQVRNAQYQKKIDKKNQELLQLKLTSGKTVQVLNLYKRKLQDAMATSMSLTKDISQRKELLAKMEREAALVEEQRAKAESVNRQLQKQLSDCSVPPVLSYVQKKMAVTGLRNSTQGLERKVAVAENVLAKLLQSMESGQDVW, from the exons ATGGCGGAGCTGGGCCTGGCGGCGCTGCCGCTGCCGCAGCTCCGGGCGCAGCTGCGGGAAGCACG CCACGCCAACGCCCTGCTCCAAACCGAGGTGGAAATGTTTGAGAAATGGTACCGTAAGATGGAGCCGTGTGGCCCGTCGCTCCGGCTGCTGTCCGAGACACACGATGCCCCACCGGAGCTGATGCAG ACACGTGGCAGGTACAAATCCAAGTTGCATAGTGTGACAGACTATTTTGTGAGCCTGACAGTGGAGCAGAAATACGAGCTGGCTGACCGGGAGCTGACTGAGCTGAGGGATGAGATTCAGAGGATGAACAAGGACTCAGAGCAGACCTTGAAGAACCTCGAG GCAGTCATTGAAGAAGCAGAAGTTTGGTGGACTGATGTTAAGAAAGCCATCAGTGACTTTGAGAAAGACATCATCAGCACCATCTCCAGCAAGAAAGGGAGTATTGTATCTTCTGAAAAGTTGCTGAGATACATGGAGGAGAAGAACCGCCAGAGG GATCTGCTGAGAGAGAAGTTGCGcttcaaaaattatttgctcAAGGGTTACaagaagaagctgcagcagcagctcacgCAG AAGGAGCAGATGGGAGAGACACTCTGTGAGGTCcgtctgcagcagctgcaggttaGAAATGCCCAGTACCAGAAGAAGATTGATAAGAAgaaccaggagctgctgcagctaaAACTGACCTCAGGAAAGACTGTCCAAGTCCTCAACCTCTATAAA AGGAAGCTGCAGGACGCCATGGCAACATCCATGTCTCTGACGAAAGACATCTCCcagaggaaggagctgctggcgaaaatggaaagagaagccGCTCTGGTGGAGGAG CAACGAGCCAAAGCTGAGAGTGTGAATCggcagctgcagaaacagctttCAGACTGCAGCGTCCCTCCTGTGCTGAGTTACGTGCAGAAGAAGATGGCTGTTACTGGTCTCAGAAACAGCACTCAAGGCTTGGAGAGGAAAGTGGCAGTTGCTGAGA